One Chromobacterium paludis genomic window carries:
- a CDS encoding putative 2-aminoethylphosphonate ABC transporter ATP-binding protein, which yields MKPVDSLCGFAEHLSAQGLTRRFGAFTALDAVSLSIRKGEFVCLLGPSGCGKTTLLRLIAGLDMPDAGAIHLSGRDITREAPAKRDYGIVFQSYALFPNLSVADNIAYGLKPRRDQAGHARRVRELLDIVGLPGAEAKYPSQLSGGQQQRVALARALATSPGLLLLDEPLSALDAKVRDKLREELKGLQKRLGVTTLMVTHDQEEALAIADRVVVMHAGRIEQVGTPAEIYRQPASRFVADFVGEANWLPATRRGEREVLVGGRRLSLAQDLPEGEALMLFLRPEDIIVKPRWEPGPNTVLAHVQEASFGGAMTHLRLLPEGMPGVTLRAQVCPSMLNRQPLLPGEVVPIELPAALLRAYPREAAC from the coding sequence ATGAAACCCGTCGACAGCCTATGCGGTTTTGCCGAGCACTTGTCCGCCCAGGGGCTGACCCGCCGGTTTGGCGCCTTCACCGCGCTGGACGCGGTTTCCCTGTCCATCCGCAAAGGCGAGTTCGTCTGCCTGCTGGGCCCTTCCGGTTGCGGCAAGACCACCTTGCTGCGGCTGATCGCCGGTCTGGACATGCCGGACGCCGGCGCCATCCACCTGTCCGGGCGCGACATCACGCGCGAGGCGCCGGCCAAGCGCGACTACGGCATTGTGTTCCAGAGCTACGCGCTGTTTCCCAATCTCAGCGTGGCCGACAATATCGCCTACGGCCTGAAGCCGCGCCGCGACCAGGCGGGCCATGCCCGCCGCGTGCGCGAGCTGCTGGACATCGTCGGCTTGCCCGGCGCCGAGGCCAAGTATCCGTCCCAGTTGTCCGGCGGGCAGCAGCAGCGGGTGGCGCTGGCGCGCGCGCTGGCCACTTCGCCTGGCCTGCTGCTGCTGGACGAGCCGCTGTCGGCGCTGGACGCCAAGGTGCGCGACAAGCTGCGCGAGGAGCTGAAGGGCCTGCAGAAGCGTCTGGGCGTCACGACCTTGATGGTGACGCATGACCAGGAGGAAGCGCTGGCCATCGCCGACCGCGTGGTGGTGATGCATGCCGGCCGCATCGAGCAGGTTGGCACCCCAGCCGAAATCTACCGCCAGCCGGCCAGCCGTTTCGTGGCGGATTTCGTCGGCGAGGCCAACTGGCTGCCGGCGACGCGCCGCGGCGAGCGCGAAGTGCTGGTCGGCGGCCGCCGGCTGAGCTTGGCGCAAGACTTGCCGGAGGGCGAGGCGCTGATGCTGTTCCTGCGGCCGGAGGACATCATCGTCAAGCCGCGCTGGGAGCCGGGGCCGAATACCGTGCTGGCGCACGTGCAGGAAGCCAGTTTCGGCGGCGCGATGACCCATCTGAGGCTGTTGCCGGAAGGCATGCCGGGCGTCACGCTACGCGCCCAGGTCTGTCCATCCATGCTGAACCGGCAGCCCTTGCTGCCGGGCGAGGTGGTGCCGATTGAGCTGCCGGCCGCTTTGCTGCGCGCGTATCCGCGGGAGGCAGCGTGCTGA
- a CDS encoding phosphate/phosphite/phosphonate ABC transporter substrate-binding protein, producing the protein MAAPRPPRPNSTRLAFAALLLPAALLLCSPARADKPVIHVGIVPQQSALALARSWGPLLQYLGRPCALDLQFETAPDIPSFERRVAKGLYDLVYFNPLHYVQFHDSVGYQALAREKDTKLVGLIVVRKDSPIQDVRQLEGKTLALPAPEAFAASVLPRAELDAMGVHVGVRYVGSHDSVYLAVRQGLFPAGGGINRTWSQQPDAVRQELRILWQTPPHTPHAFATRPGMPDSQRQCLLQAMTHLPDTPEGQALLQHVNLKPLTAARDEDWNDIRRLGIRYQAPAER; encoded by the coding sequence ATGGCCGCACCCCGCCCGCCCCGCCCCAACAGCACCCGCCTGGCCTTCGCCGCCCTGCTGCTCCCGGCGGCGCTGTTGCTGTGCTCTCCCGCCCGGGCCGACAAACCCGTCATCCATGTCGGCATCGTGCCGCAGCAATCCGCCTTGGCCCTGGCGCGCAGCTGGGGGCCATTGCTGCAATACCTGGGCCGGCCCTGCGCCCTGGATCTGCAATTCGAGACGGCGCCAGACATCCCCTCGTTCGAGCGGCGCGTTGCCAAGGGCCTATACGATCTGGTGTATTTCAACCCCCTGCATTACGTGCAATTCCATGACAGCGTCGGCTACCAGGCATTGGCCCGGGAAAAGGACACCAAGCTGGTTGGCCTGATCGTGGTGCGCAAGGACAGCCCCATCCAGGATGTGCGCCAGCTGGAAGGCAAGACGCTGGCCCTGCCCGCGCCGGAGGCCTTTGCCGCCAGCGTGTTGCCGCGGGCCGAACTCGACGCCATGGGCGTCCACGTCGGCGTCCGCTATGTCGGCTCCCACGACTCGGTCTATCTCGCCGTCCGGCAAGGGCTGTTCCCGGCCGGCGGCGGCATCAACCGCACCTGGAGCCAGCAGCCCGACGCCGTGCGCCAGGAGCTGCGCATCCTGTGGCAAACGCCGCCGCACACGCCGCATGCCTTCGCCACCCGGCCGGGCATGCCCGACTCGCAGCGCCAATGCCTGCTGCAAGCCATGACCCATCTGCCAGACACGCCTGAGGGGCAGGCCCTGTTGCAGCACGTGAACCTGAAGCCGCTGACGGCGGCGCGGGACGAGGACTGGAACGACATCCGCCGCCTGGGCATACGCTACCAGGCGCCGGCGGAGCGCTAA
- a CDS encoding putative 2-aminoethylphosphonate ABC transporter substrate-binding protein — protein MKKQLAVACCLVLSGLLSPLAQAKTVLTVYTALEADQVKDYQEAFQKVNPDIEIRWVRDSTGVITAKLLSEKNHPQADVVWGLAATSLMILDQQGMLQAYSPKGVQKLNPQFVDKAQPPKWTGMDVWAATLCFNTVEAAKKHLPKPQSWADLTQPIYKDQIVMPHPASSGTGYLDVSAWLQMMGDKQGWAYMDKLHGNIAQYVHSGSKPCKMAAAGEYPIGISFEYRGAQLKEKGAPIDLIYPKEGLGWDLEATAIMKGTKNLEAAKKLADFSVSLDAMKHYEQNYAVLAMPGVAKQNPFIPVDYAQRLAKNNFGWAAKHRDAILKEWSRRYEGKAAPKQ, from the coding sequence ATGAAGAAGCAATTGGCTGTCGCATGTTGTCTTGTCCTGAGCGGCCTGCTGTCGCCTTTGGCCCAGGCCAAGACGGTGCTGACGGTTTACACCGCGCTGGAAGCGGACCAGGTCAAGGATTATCAGGAGGCGTTTCAAAAAGTGAATCCGGACATCGAGATTCGCTGGGTGCGCGACTCCACCGGCGTGATCACCGCCAAGCTGCTGTCGGAAAAGAACCATCCGCAGGCCGACGTGGTATGGGGCCTGGCCGCCACCAGCCTGATGATCCTGGATCAGCAGGGCATGCTGCAGGCCTACTCGCCCAAGGGCGTGCAAAAGCTGAATCCGCAATTCGTGGACAAGGCCCAGCCGCCCAAGTGGACCGGCATGGACGTGTGGGCCGCCACCCTCTGCTTCAACACCGTGGAAGCGGCCAAGAAACATCTGCCCAAGCCGCAAAGCTGGGCCGATCTGACCCAGCCCATTTACAAGGATCAGATTGTGATGCCGCATCCTGCCTCGTCCGGCACCGGCTATCTGGATGTGTCCGCCTGGTTGCAGATGATGGGCGATAAGCAAGGCTGGGCGTATATGGACAAGCTGCACGGCAATATCGCCCAGTATGTCCACTCCGGCTCCAAGCCGTGCAAGATGGCCGCGGCCGGCGAGTATCCGATCGGCATCTCGTTTGAATACCGCGGCGCGCAGCTGAAGGAGAAGGGCGCGCCCATCGACCTGATCTACCCGAAGGAAGGCCTGGGCTGGGATCTGGAAGCCACCGCGATCATGAAGGGCACCAAGAATCTGGAAGCGGCCAAGAAGCTGGCCGACTTCTCGGTCAGCCTGGACGCGATGAAGCATTACGAGCAGAACTACGCCGTGCTGGCGATGCCGGGCGTGGCCAAGCAGAACCCTTTCATCCCGGTGGATTACGCGCAGCGCCTCGCCAAGAACAACTTCGGCTGGGCCGCCAAGCACCGCGACGCCATCCTGAAGGAGTGGTCGCGCCGTTATGAAGGCAAGGCCGCGCCCAAGCAATAA
- a CDS encoding DUF1045 domain-containing protein gives MTRYAVYYAPRPDSELWRAGCEWLGMDAVSGETAEQPPLDGMDAETQADLTRAAARYGWHATLKAPFALRPDVDQDALLGGTAALAQTFRPFALPLQVDWLGDFLALRPQRVSPELDELAAACVATLAPLADRAAPLKARAGLNDRQQALYRRWGYPYVFEQFRFHMTLSDSLARGSQMADALEQGARTHFAGQLGAVEIAGIALFLEREQDRPFRYLAYCGFDGEVARYDR, from the coding sequence ATGACGCGCTATGCCGTTTATTACGCCCCCCGACCGGATAGCGAGCTGTGGCGCGCCGGCTGCGAATGGCTGGGCATGGATGCCGTCAGCGGGGAGACGGCGGAACAACCTCCGCTGGATGGCATGGACGCGGAGACGCAAGCCGACCTGACCCGCGCAGCTGCCCGCTACGGCTGGCACGCCACCTTGAAGGCGCCGTTTGCGCTGCGGCCGGATGTCGATCAGGACGCTTTGCTTGGTGGAACGGCTGCGCTGGCTCAGACATTCCGGCCCTTCGCCTTGCCGCTGCAAGTGGACTGGCTGGGCGATTTCCTGGCCTTGCGGCCACAGAGGGTATCGCCTGAGCTGGACGAACTGGCCGCCGCCTGCGTGGCGACATTGGCGCCGCTGGCGGATCGCGCCGCGCCGTTGAAGGCCAGGGCCGGTTTGAATGACAGGCAGCAGGCTTTGTACCGGCGCTGGGGCTATCCCTATGTGTTCGAGCAGTTTCGCTTTCACATGACGCTCAGCGACAGCCTGGCTCGCGGTTCGCAAATGGCCGATGCGCTGGAGCAGGGCGCGCGGACACACTTTGCCGGACAATTGGGTGCGGTGGAGATCGCCGGCATCGCGCTGTTCCTTGAGCGCGAGCAGGACAGGCCGTTCCGCTATCTGGCCTACTGCGGTTTTGACGGCGAGGTGGCGCGTTATGACCGTTGA
- a CDS encoding GGDEF domain-containing protein has translation MSLPRLFDSIITRLLVLTLLIITAGVVVRYYVLGDFLYQDLSQVVGKQQLALASYVARDIDQKVSQRQALLNGLARALPPTLLDDPDRLRQWLRERYDYQPFFSVGMLVLGRDGRVIADYPPRGPRLAADDRDRDYVRAGLAGQPYIGRAIIGRAAGVPVLPMGAPIRNADGRVLAVLAGLTALGAPNFLDLLQRTRIGDNHNSFLLISPRDRQFVSASEPSMILTPLPAPGVNRLHDKAMGGWRGYGTTVNAKGEEEISGVASVPSAGWFVVARLPSEDAFGTLNRLRRLALRNTVIALTIFAVFIGGGMYLVLRPLFQAASHADKMTRGERPLEPMPIPRNDEVGHLIGAFNRLLSKLDKHHLELAHQAHHDPLTGLPNRSLLTDRLQMTLAQAQRKQSSLALLFMDLDGFKLINDSHGHEMGDKVLRLVAQRLSAITRQSDTLARMGGDEFVLLLGNLEDDVEDVARTVAAKCQQAIADPFLVDRLKLRLGISIGIAIGNGDSTPDQLLQTADQAMYRVKKTGRSGQETIRL, from the coding sequence ATGAGCCTGCCACGCCTATTCGACAGCATCATCACCCGCCTGCTGGTTCTGACCCTGCTGATCATCACCGCGGGGGTGGTCGTACGCTACTACGTGCTGGGCGATTTTCTGTACCAAGACCTGAGCCAGGTGGTGGGCAAACAGCAACTGGCGCTGGCAAGCTACGTCGCCCGCGACATCGACCAGAAAGTGTCTCAGCGCCAGGCACTGTTGAACGGCCTGGCGCGCGCCCTGCCGCCCACGCTGCTGGATGACCCGGACCGCTTGCGCCAATGGCTGCGCGAACGCTACGACTACCAGCCGTTTTTTTCCGTCGGCATGCTTGTGCTCGGCCGCGACGGCAGGGTCATAGCCGACTACCCGCCCCGTGGCCCGCGGCTAGCCGCCGATGACCGGGACCGCGACTACGTGCGCGCCGGCCTCGCCGGCCAGCCTTACATCGGCCGCGCCATCATCGGACGCGCCGCCGGCGTGCCGGTGCTGCCCATGGGCGCGCCCATTCGCAATGCTGACGGCCGCGTCCTGGCGGTCCTGGCCGGCCTCACCGCGCTGGGCGCGCCAAACTTTCTCGATCTGCTGCAGCGCACCCGCATCGGCGATAATCACAACAGCTTCCTGCTGATCTCCCCGCGCGACCGCCAGTTCGTTTCCGCTTCCGAGCCCAGCATGATATTGACGCCGCTGCCCGCGCCCGGCGTGAATCGGCTGCACGACAAGGCCATGGGCGGCTGGCGCGGCTATGGCACCACCGTCAACGCCAAGGGCGAGGAGGAAATCAGCGGCGTCGCCTCTGTGCCCAGCGCCGGCTGGTTCGTGGTCGCGCGCCTCCCCAGCGAGGATGCCTTCGGCACGCTGAACCGATTGAGGCGCCTGGCGCTGCGCAACACCGTCATCGCCCTGACCATCTTTGCCGTGTTCATAGGCGGGGGCATGTACCTGGTGCTGCGCCCGCTGTTTCAAGCCGCCAGCCATGCCGACAAGATGACGAGAGGCGAACGCCCCCTGGAGCCTATGCCCATCCCGCGCAACGACGAGGTGGGGCATTTGATCGGCGCCTTCAATCGCCTGCTGAGCAAACTGGACAAACACCATCTGGAACTGGCGCACCAGGCTCACCACGACCCCTTGACCGGCCTGCCCAACCGGTCGCTGCTGACCGACCGGCTGCAGATGACGCTGGCCCAGGCGCAACGCAAGCAGTCCTCGCTGGCGCTGCTGTTCATGGATCTGGATGGATTCAAGCTCATCAATGACAGCCACGGCCATGAAATGGGCGACAAAGTGCTCCGCCTGGTCGCGCAGCGCCTAAGCGCCATCACGCGCCAGTCCGACACCCTGGCGCGCATGGGCGGCGATGAGTTCGTGCTGTTGCTGGGCAATCTGGAAGACGATGTCGAAGACGTCGCGCGGACGGTCGCCGCCAAGTGCCAGCAAGCCATCGCCGATCCCTTCCTGGTGGACAGGCTGAAGCTGCGCCTGGGCATATCCATCGGCATCGCCATCGGCAATGGCGACAGCACCCCGGACCAGCTGCTGCAGACGGCGGACCAGGCGATGTACCGCGTCAAAAAAACTGGCCGCAGCGGCCAGGAAACCATCAGGCTATAA
- a CDS encoding methyl-accepting chemotaxis protein: MRQLQTIKVGPRLAVSFTVLLAILLAISASVWSGLAHIEQAARVIVDEDASKQQAAADLDRHSQSAALLLLQIVATPERPQRVPLYAAMDEANHKANDALQKLKALPWRSAQAGTLQNLADLRAAYLKAFGETVDLVEADDPAALAKQYGSQTRPALQALLAATAELSAAQQSHMNAEMAEVLSLMGATRGLLLAFSSAAVLIGLLLAWAVTRSITGPLAHSVTVLGAMARGDLRSRVRADGRDETAQMLRQMETMQSGLAQLVKELRASADVVADTAAATRGSAAEVAGGVERQQAEIHQINGVVGAFSAKLDRAAATAGQAQQQARSAAQLADRGQSLIETASREIGLIAGQIRGSAESVDALRQRANSMHDMIEAVTDIAEQTNMLALNAAIEAARAGEMGRGFAVVADEVRNLAARTAQATREVNQVISDMDAQTSDAMARIEQGQREMARGVALIGEIVAPLTELKQGATATVGELDRLATDIAEQVRESQAIAGSVSEIARSADESLKASQDARHGSGRLQEVSAALQAQMRRFVVDG; this comes from the coding sequence ATGAGGCAACTGCAGACCATCAAGGTTGGCCCGCGCCTGGCCGTATCCTTCACCGTGCTGCTGGCCATCCTGCTGGCCATTTCCGCCAGCGTCTGGAGCGGGCTGGCCCATATCGAGCAGGCCGCCCGCGTCATCGTCGACGAAGACGCCAGCAAACAGCAGGCGGCAGCCGATCTGGACCGCCACTCGCAAAGCGCCGCCTTGCTGCTGCTGCAGATCGTCGCCACGCCGGAACGACCGCAACGCGTGCCCTTGTACGCCGCCATGGACGAAGCCAACCATAAGGCCAACGACGCCTTGCAGAAACTGAAAGCACTGCCCTGGCGCTCGGCGCAGGCCGGTACGCTGCAAAATCTGGCCGACTTGCGCGCCGCCTACCTCAAGGCCTTCGGCGAAACCGTTGACCTGGTGGAAGCGGACGATCCGGCGGCGCTGGCCAAGCAATACGGCAGCCAAACCCGTCCCGCGCTGCAGGCGCTGCTGGCCGCCACCGCCGAACTGTCCGCCGCCCAGCAAAGCCATATGAACGCGGAAATGGCCGAAGTGCTGTCGCTGATGGGCGCCACGCGCGGCCTGCTGCTGGCTTTCAGCTCCGCCGCGGTGCTGATCGGCCTGTTGCTGGCCTGGGCCGTGACCCGCAGCATCACCGGGCCGCTGGCGCACAGCGTCACCGTGCTGGGCGCGATGGCGCGCGGCGACCTGCGCAGCCGGGTCCGCGCCGACGGCCGCGACGAGACGGCGCAGATGCTGCGCCAGATGGAAACCATGCAATCGGGGCTGGCCCAGCTGGTCAAGGAGCTGCGCGCCAGCGCCGATGTCGTGGCCGACACGGCCGCCGCCACCCGCGGCAGCGCGGCCGAAGTGGCCGGCGGCGTGGAGCGGCAGCAGGCGGAAATCCACCAGATCAACGGCGTGGTCGGCGCCTTTTCAGCCAAGCTGGACCGCGCGGCCGCCACCGCCGGCCAGGCCCAGCAGCAGGCCCGCAGCGCGGCGCAACTGGCTGACCGCGGACAAAGCCTGATCGAAACCGCTTCGCGCGAGATCGGCCTGATCGCCGGCCAGATACGCGGCAGCGCCGAATCGGTGGACGCGCTGCGCCAACGCGCCAACTCCATGCACGACATGATAGAAGCCGTCACCGACATCGCCGAGCAAACCAATATGCTGGCGCTGAACGCGGCGATCGAAGCCGCCCGCGCCGGCGAAATGGGCCGCGGCTTCGCCGTGGTGGCGGACGAGGTGCGCAACCTGGCCGCGCGCACCGCCCAGGCCACGCGCGAGGTCAATCAGGTCATCAGCGACATGGACGCGCAAACCTCGGACGCCATGGCGCGCATCGAGCAAGGCCAGCGGGAAATGGCGCGCGGCGTGGCGCTGATAGGCGAAATCGTGGCGCCGCTGACCGAGCTGAAACAGGGCGCCACCGCCACCGTGGGCGAACTGGACCGGCTGGCGACGGACATCGCGGAGCAAGTGCGGGAGAGCCAGGCCATTGCCGGCAGCGTGTCGGAAATCGCCCGCTCCGCCGACGAGAGCCTCAAGGCCAGCCAGGACGCCCGTCACGGCAGCGGCCGCCTGCAGGAAGTCAGCGCCGCGCTGCAGGCCCAGATGCGTCGTTTCGTGGTGGATGGCTGA
- the phnN gene encoding phosphonate metabolism protein/1,5-bisphosphokinase (PRPP-forming) PhnN: MTVETGTLWYVIGPSGAGKDSLLAYARQRQPGGVMFAHRYITRPANAGGENHVALSAEEFDTREASGCFALCWRRHGLAYGLGVEVDVWLAQGMDVVVNGSRSSLELAQSHFRTLRPLWITASPEVLAARLAGRGRESAEEIARRLREAGSFALPPGCEVLWNDGELAEAGERFLALLSRREFSHPPRNDASGPAARR, translated from the coding sequence ATGACCGTTGAAACGGGAACGCTGTGGTATGTGATCGGCCCGTCCGGCGCGGGCAAGGACAGCCTGCTGGCTTACGCGAGGCAACGGCAGCCCGGCGGCGTGATGTTCGCCCACCGCTATATCACGCGGCCGGCCAATGCCGGCGGCGAGAACCACGTGGCGCTGAGCGCGGAGGAGTTTGACACCCGCGAGGCCAGCGGCTGCTTCGCGCTTTGTTGGCGGCGGCATGGCCTGGCTTACGGCCTGGGTGTGGAGGTGGATGTGTGGCTGGCGCAGGGCATGGATGTGGTGGTGAATGGCTCGCGCTCCAGCCTGGAGCTGGCGCAGTCGCATTTCCGCACGCTGCGGCCGCTGTGGATTACGGCCAGTCCGGAAGTGCTGGCCGCGCGATTGGCCGGCCGCGGCCGCGAGTCGGCGGAGGAGATTGCGCGGCGCCTGCGCGAGGCGGGCAGCTTCGCGCTGCCCCCTGGCTGCGAAGTGCTGTGGAACGACGGCGAGCTGGCGGAGGCCGGCGAACGTTTTCTGGCCTTGCTGTCGCGTCGCGAATTCAGCCATCCACCACGAAACGACGCATCTGGGCCTGCAGCGCGGCGCTGA
- a CDS encoding ATP-binding protein, whose protein sequence is MSFRLKTILGIALIEMIMLGILLHFGLGLLHDTSARELLKRRQIIAEQFAQANQNAVLSTDLATLQNAVEQMVKSAGIVYARVYDSRNRLLAEAGDPMALALPPSPSQDIDRLPPGQPLTIKRDIRVGGIHYGRVELGTSVAAHQQLMQQARQNGLLLAVSELALSALFSLLLGLYLTRQLNSLQQAATRMADGELGYQVPVRGKDELARTGQLFNQMSIQLAHDRARLEAALNQAEQSGQHLRRQEKVLDAINYLQSLFIGKAHPDTMFSYARDILLLWFEAEHGFLCEVLSPAKQPQFHPITPALSPPPQMDAAQLLQRCLYRQQEQLLALQQSAAGPLREDYHFLSVPIMLASRVIGVFTLFYPHPVAPERGNDFPVPLMNTLAQLILASQDQRTLEQTQLQLSRQQMLLTAVIETSIDGIATLDENGLFTSANHVAEQMFRLPRGGLIGTALQDCLEPDSRRALQPLLNGDDIKLGSLLQLTALRADGTPFPMELALTRMPDTGSDCYNLTMRDITARQAAERELRRAKEQADAANQAKSAFLATISHEIRTPLNGVLGMLELLQLSQLDAEQQDTLDTARDSARTLLLLIDDVLDFSKIEANQLELVKTPTDIWPLLQRVLSLYSQTVEKKDLDFDLQIDPLLAPVLLLDPLRLRQILQNLLSNAVKFTATGSIILRVQVKEEATGWQNLCFDVMDTGIGIPPEQLQGLFQPFSQGDTDTTRRYGGTGLGLAICRRLAELMGGEVTIASELGRGTRVSLHIRAEVAERQARSATGAPASALIHAEKRILLVEDNPTNLKLATKQLEKLGYRPDTAEDGAQAFEKWRHNHYHLVLTDCLMPNIGGFELARLIRSYEAEHPVRPRAAIIACTANAAAEELQKTRDAGMDDYLVKPLALDTLAATLEKWLQGAPAAANPPLPAPPDSSAPLDLFVLRERGGKSPKLENRLLREFLKNTRRNIARIRDAIISDNLPLIAGTARDIEAEAVQIGARAIGEAAKHMEQAAASQLADAVPRLMLQLEAACLDVEQWLANRGIPRELSHG, encoded by the coding sequence ATGTCGTTCCGCCTCAAGACCATACTGGGCATCGCGCTGATCGAAATGATCATGCTGGGCATTCTGCTGCACTTCGGCCTGGGCCTGCTGCACGACACCAGCGCGCGCGAGCTGCTCAAGCGGCGGCAGATCATCGCTGAGCAATTTGCCCAGGCCAATCAGAACGCCGTGCTCAGCACCGACCTGGCCACGCTGCAGAATGCGGTGGAACAAATGGTGAAGTCCGCCGGCATCGTCTACGCCCGCGTATACGACAGCCGCAACCGGCTGCTGGCCGAGGCTGGCGACCCGATGGCGCTGGCCTTGCCGCCCTCGCCCAGCCAGGACATCGACCGGCTGCCGCCCGGCCAGCCGCTTACCATCAAGCGGGACATCCGCGTCGGCGGCATCCACTACGGCCGCGTGGAGCTGGGCACTTCGGTCGCCGCCCACCAGCAGCTGATGCAGCAGGCGCGGCAGAACGGCCTGCTGCTCGCCGTGTCGGAACTGGCGCTGTCCGCGCTGTTTTCCCTGCTGCTGGGGCTCTACCTCACGCGCCAGCTGAACTCGCTGCAGCAAGCCGCCACCCGCATGGCCGACGGCGAGCTGGGCTATCAGGTGCCTGTGCGGGGCAAGGACGAACTGGCCCGCACCGGCCAGCTGTTCAACCAAATGTCCATCCAGCTGGCGCATGACCGCGCCCGGCTGGAGGCGGCACTGAACCAGGCCGAACAAAGCGGACAGCATCTGCGACGTCAGGAAAAAGTGTTGGACGCCATCAATTACCTGCAGAGCCTGTTCATCGGCAAGGCCCATCCCGACACCATGTTCAGCTACGCCCGGGACATCCTGCTGCTGTGGTTCGAAGCCGAGCACGGATTCCTGTGCGAGGTGCTCAGCCCGGCCAAGCAGCCCCAATTCCACCCCATCACGCCGGCCCTGAGTCCGCCGCCGCAAATGGACGCCGCCCAGTTGCTGCAACGCTGCCTGTACCGCCAGCAGGAACAGCTGCTGGCGTTGCAGCAAAGCGCGGCCGGCCCGCTGCGCGAGGACTACCATTTCCTAAGCGTTCCCATCATGCTGGCGAGCCGGGTCATCGGCGTGTTCACACTGTTTTACCCCCACCCGGTCGCCCCGGAACGCGGCAATGACTTTCCGGTCCCGCTGATGAACACCCTGGCCCAGCTGATTCTGGCCAGCCAGGATCAACGCACGCTGGAGCAGACGCAGCTGCAGCTGTCGCGGCAGCAAATGCTGCTCACCGCCGTCATCGAAACCTCGATAGACGGCATCGCCACCTTGGACGAGAACGGGCTGTTCACCAGCGCCAACCATGTGGCGGAACAGATGTTCCGCCTGCCGCGAGGCGGCCTGATCGGCACCGCCTTGCAGGACTGCCTGGAGCCGGACAGCCGGCGCGCGCTGCAGCCGCTGCTCAATGGCGACGACATCAAGCTGGGCAGCCTGCTGCAATTGACCGCGTTGCGCGCCGACGGCACGCCCTTTCCCATGGAGCTGGCGCTGACGCGCATGCCGGACACCGGCAGCGACTGCTACAACCTGACCATGCGCGACATCACCGCCCGCCAGGCGGCGGAGCGGGAATTGCGGCGCGCCAAGGAGCAGGCCGATGCCGCCAATCAGGCCAAGAGCGCCTTCCTGGCCACCATCAGCCATGAGATCCGTACGCCGCTGAACGGCGTGCTGGGCATGCTGGAGCTGCTGCAGCTGAGCCAGCTGGACGCCGAGCAGCAAGACACGCTGGACACCGCGCGCGACTCCGCCCGCACCCTGCTGCTGCTGATCGACGATGTGCTGGACTTCTCCAAAATCGAAGCCAACCAGCTGGAACTGGTCAAGACGCCCACCGACATCTGGCCGCTGCTGCAAAGAGTGCTCAGCCTCTACTCCCAGACCGTCGAGAAAAAGGACCTGGACTTCGACCTGCAGATCGACCCCCTGCTCGCGCCCGTGCTGCTGCTGGACCCCTTGCGCTTGCGGCAAATCCTGCAGAACCTGCTCAGCAACGCCGTCAAGTTCACGGCCACCGGCAGCATCATCCTGCGCGTGCAGGTAAAAGAGGAGGCCACCGGCTGGCAAAACCTGTGCTTCGACGTGATGGATACCGGCATCGGCATTCCGCCGGAACAGCTGCAGGGTTTGTTCCAGCCTTTCAGTCAAGGCGACACCGACACCACCCGCCGCTACGGCGGCACCGGACTGGGGCTGGCCATCTGCCGCCGCCTGGCCGAGCTGATGGGCGGGGAGGTGACGATAGCCAGCGAACTGGGACGCGGCACGCGGGTTTCGCTGCATATCCGCGCGGAAGTGGCGGAACGCCAGGCACGGTCGGCGACCGGCGCCCCGGCCTCCGCCTTGATCCATGCGGAAAAGCGCATCCTGCTGGTGGAAGACAATCCCACCAATCTCAAGCTGGCGACCAAGCAACTGGAAAAGCTCGGCTATCGGCCCGACACCGCCGAAGACGGCGCCCAGGCCTTCGAAAAATGGCGGCACAATCATTACCATCTGGTGCTGACCGACTGCCTGATGCCCAATATCGGCGGCTTTGAACTCGCCAGGCTGATCCGCAGCTACGAGGCGGAGCACCCCGTCCGTCCGCGCGCGGCCATCATCGCCTGCACGGCCAACGCCGCGGCGGAGGAGCTGCAAAAGACTCGCGACGCCGGCATGGACGATTACCTGGTCAAGCCCTTGGCGCTGGACACCCTGGCCGCCACGCTGGAAAAGTGGCTGCAAGGGGCGCCCGCCGCCGCCAACCCGCCCCTGCCCGCGCCGCCTGACAGCTCCGCGCCGCTGGATCTGTTCGTACTGCGCGAGCGCGGCGGCAAAAGCCCCAAGCTGGAAAACCGCCTGCTGCGCGAGTTCCTCAAGAACACCCGCCGCAACATCGCCCGCATCCGCGACGCCATCATCAGCGACAATCTGCCGCTGATCGCCGGCACCGCCCGCGACATCGAGGCCGAGGCCGTGCAGATCGGCGCCCGCGCCATCGGCGAAGCGGCCAAGCACATGGAACAGGCCGCCGCCTCCCAGCTGGCCGACGCCGTGCCCAGACTGATGCTGCAACTGGAAGCCGCCTGCCTGGATGTGGAGCAATGGCTGGCCAACCGCGGCATCCCGCGCGAGTTAAGCCATGGTTGA